Sequence from the Natronomonas marina genome:
GTCACCGTCGTCCGCCCCAGCATCGACGCCGACAGTTCCTTGCGGTACTTCCGTTCGCCGTCTGGCGTGGCGTAGATCAGCACGATCAGGTCCCGGTCGGTGTAGGTCCGCTCGACCAGCCAGCACCGCACCTCGTCGGTCATCGTCGGTCCCGGCCGGTCACCGCCGGTCACTCTCCAGTTGAACGTCCGTTTCGGCGAGCAGTTCGCGGGCCTCCTCTCGCTTCTCCTGGTGCTCGGCGAGGAACTCGGCCATCAACTCGGCGGCCTGCTCCTTGCAGTCGCCGCAGAGGCGCTCGCCGGTGGCGCACTCCTCGTAGACCCGGGCGGCGAAGTCGTCGTCGGCCTCCGCCAGCAGGTAGGCGTACAGTTCGTAGACGGGGCATTCGTCGGGCTTCCCGCCGAGTTCGCGCTGGAGTTCGGCCGTCTCGCGGCCGCCCGTCGTGGCCGCCTTGACCTTGTCGTAGCCGTCCTCGGGGTCGTCCAGCAGCGAGATGTGGGAGGCCGGCACCGACGAGGACATCTTCCCGCCCGTGAGTCCGGTCATGAACCGGTGATAGATGGAGGAGGGTGGCAGGAAGCCGTAGCCGCCGTGGTCGACCTCGATTTCGCGGGCGAGTTCGGCGGCCGCCTCGTGGTCCATCTCGAAGGCGTCGACGTGGCCCTCGTAGACGCGCTTCTCGCCGTCGACCGCCCCGATGAGCGCCTCGAATGCCTCGTCGGTGGCGTTCTGGTCGACGAAGCGCACGCGGGGGCGGAGGGGTTCCTTGCCGCCGGACCGGAGTTTTTCGACGGCCTCCCACAGCGCGGGCGCGTCGGGCGACTCCTCCTCGAGCCAGTCGGCGGCCTCGACACACCGGACGTCGGCGTCGTCAGCGTCGTCAACGAGCGCCTCGTATGCGCGGGCGGCGAGTTCGCGCTCGTCGTCCTCGAGTTCGAAACTCGCGTACGCTTCGGTCACCTTGAAGAACCGCATCCGAGCCGCCAGATCGCGGGCCAGCCGCATGTGGGGATCCTGGTCGGGACCGACCGGGATGACCGTCGGCTTGGGGTCGTCCAGTTGCGGGTAGAGGATGTCGGCCATCTGCGTGACGACCGACTGCATGTAGGAGACCTCCGTCTCGCCGTCGAAGTCGTAGATGGCGCCCAGCTCCGAGAAGTTGGCCTTCGTCCCGAGTTCGAAGGCGAGGTCCTGGACCTCGCGGTTGGTCGACTGCCGGTAGATCTCGCCCTCCTCGGGGTCGAAGCCCAGGGCGATGAGCGACAGCAGGTAGCTCTCGGTGTGCTCGTCGATCTCCTCCCACGACAGGTCGCGTGCGGCGTGGGCCTCCAGGTCCGCGATGAGGCCGTAGGCGTCGCCGCCCCGCTGTTGGTGCCAGATTATCTCGTCGAAGACGAGCTTGTGGCCGACGTGGGGGTCGCCGGTCGGCATGAATCCCGACAGCGCCGCGAAGGGTTCGTCGTTGCGCATCGCCTCGGCGACGGGCCGGTAGTCCCGGTGGCCGAAGATGACGCCGCGGCGCATCAGGTAGTGCGGCGACGGCACCTCGCCGAGGACGTCGTCGAACTCCTCGATGCCGAACTCCTCGAACAGCTTCCGGTAGTCGTCGACGGTCGAGGACCCCCACGGGTCCAGGGCCACCTCGTCGGCGCCGGTGGCGTCGGTGCCGCCGTCCGGGAGGGGACCGTCTCCGGTGTCGCGTGTCATTGAATGGCGGAACTTCGGCCCGTGAGACGCAAAAAGCGTTCGTTTCCTCGGGTCGTCGCGTCGGTCCCGTGGCTGTACCCCGTCGGTCGCGTCGTCGCGTTCGTCGTGCATGGGTCGGTAGTCCGGTCGCTCGGCGGGCGGTGCGGCGCGCAGAGAAACGGAGTGAGCGACGCGGCGGGGGTCAGGCGAGTGAGGCCCGTCCGCTCCCGACCGCGACACTGTCCGCTGCCCGCCGTCGCCAGCGCCACGTCGCGGGAAGAGCGGACTGCACGGACGGCCGGTACCCCGGCTCGAAGGTAGTTCTTGCGCCGCCGTGTGGGCAGATAACATGCCACACGGAACTCAGGGCGTCAGCCGGCCGACGGTGACCCACTCGATGTCCTCGCCGTCGACCAGCGCGAACACCATCCGCTTGCGGACGCCGTGGGCCAGCCGCACGTCCAACGCGAGGTCGCGCGGCGACCGGACGGCGCCGGCGGGCAGCACCCGCACCAGCAGTTCGGAGTGGCCCAGCTCGTCGACGTGCTCGACGTCGGCGTAGGTGCGGAAGTCGGCGCCGAACTTGAAGCCGGTCTTGGGGACGACGCCACGCTCGCGGAGCCGCCGGTAGACGGCGAGCCGTCGGTCGAACCGCTCACCCTCGACGGCACGGCCCCGCTCGCGGACCGCTTCCGCCCCACCGTCGAGGGAGAGGTCGTCCCGCTCGGCGAGGTGCGTCGCCTCCAGGAGCGAAAGCTGGAGTGTGGCGTCCTCGCGGCCCATCCGCTGGCCGTAGAAGCCGCGCTCGTACAGCGCGGCGGGCGGGTCGAAACAGAGCACCCGGTCGTCCAGCAGCACGCCCTCGGCGGGCTCCTCCAGCGAGAGGTCGTTGCTCCCCGAGACGTCCGGGCGGTCGGTCTCGAGGTACGTGATTTCGCTCTCCTCGTCGACGACGGCGACGACGACGTCGCCGAGACCGGCCACCGCGGGGTCGGCCCGCTCGTCGACGACGCGGACGCGGTACTCGACGGTGCCGTCCCAGGGGCCGTCACCGCGAGGGTGGACGACGAAGTCGGCGCCGTCGGCGTCGTCGACCCATCCGTCCCGGGCGGGCGAGACGTAGAATCCCCGGTCGCGGAGGTCGCGGTAGACGAGGAACGGGACGACGCTGTCGGCGTTGTCCGCCAGGAACGCCCCGAACCCGTGGCCGTCGACGGCGTCGAGGTCGCCGCGGTACAGCAGGTGGGCGGCCTCGACGACCGAGAGGACGACCCCGTCGCCGTCCGGCCGGCCGTAGCCGCTGGAGTCGTAGTATCGCTCGCGGGCGTTGGCGCCGACCTCGACGACGTCGCCGCGCTGGTGGCCTTCCATCGTCCCCGTCTCGCGGACGCTGGCGTATAGCCGCTACGGTCGGTGACGGCCCGTCCCTACAGCGGTCCGTCCACGCGGAGCGCGTAGACGGTGAGCAGCGCCGCGGCGACGAGGACGGGCGTCAGGCCGAGCGAGAACGGGACGGCGTACCCGAGGTTGTACGCCAGCACGAGCGCCTGGACGTAGGCGACGACCGCCCCGACGAACAGGACCGCGGCGCCGAGGACGCGGGCGTCGGTGGACGGGTCGGCCCGGGCGGACAGCCGCGCAATGGCGATTCCGGCCACGCCGAGCGCCGGCGCCAGCGCGACGCCGAGCGGCCTGGCGACGAAGTCGTCGGGGTCGCCGCCCGAATCGAAGTGAATCGCCATCTCCGCGGGCAGGCGCGGCCACAGCGCAAGGCCGGCCAGCGCCGAGGCGGCCAGCAGGCCAGCGGCGAGCACGTCGGGCCACCGCGAGTCGAGCGCCATGTCGGGACCGGTCGGCCTCCGGCCCGGAGTGTCTTTCGCCGCCTCGCGGGTCAGGCCTCACAGCCGGCGTCCAGACACCGCCGGCCGCCGCCGGTGTCGAACCGCGGCAGTTCACACTCGCACTCGCCGGCGACGGTGCCGTCCGGGACGGCGAACCCGGTCTCGCAGTCGGGGTAGTTCTCACAGCCCGCGATGAGACCGCCGCGCCGGAGTATCTCCAGGTCGCCGCCGCACATCGGACAGTCCCACTCGCGGTCGAAGCGCGCCTCGACGGCCGCCAGGAGCGCCTCGCACTCGTAGTCGAGACACACCTCGAACGCCTCGCCGCGCTCGACGCGAATCTGCGGAAGCCCGCAGTCCCCACAGGCCGAATCGAGGACCGCGGCGCCGCCGGGGAGCGGGAACCGGTCGTCGCAGTCCAGGCAGGTGACGGCGCCGCCCGACCGGACCAGCGGCCCGCCGCAGGGGCAGTCGCCGACGGGGACGCCCGCGTCCGTCGTGTCGTGTTCGGTCACCGTCACCGGTCCCTCGGCCTCGATCTGGAGGGACTCGTCGCCGTCGACCGCGACGAGCCATAGCGGGTCGGCCTCCAGCGTCAACTCGGCCGGCCGGGTGAGCCAGGCGGCGGGCTGGTAGCCGTCGCCGTCGTGGACGAGGACGGTGTCGTCGGGCTTGACGAGGACGACCACGCGGCCGCGCTGGGTGGTCTCCCTCCGGCCGCCGGTGCGGACGATGCAGTCGCCGGCGATGACGCGCGTCGACATGGGGCGTCTGGTCCCGCTATCGTACTTGAATACGGGGGTCCGGCGGTCCCGCCGCGTGCCGGCGCTGCCGGTCGATGCGGGCCGATAATCCGACCGGCCGGTCAACAGCAGAAGATGAACGGGTACATCAGCGCGACGCGGTCGCCGTCCTCGAGTTCGGTGTCGAGACCGTCGAGGTGTTCGTTGAACCGACCGTTGACCGCGACGCGGGCGAAGGCGCGGGTCTGCTCGCCCTCGGGGTTCTTGTTCCAGGTGCCCGGGGGGTCGCCGTCGGTCGGCGCCCACCCGTGGGCCGTCGCCTCCGCCTCCGTTTCGGCGATGAGCAGGTCGGCGACGTCGTACTCCTCGAAGAACGCCTCGAGGAACGCCCGAAGCGTCTCGCCCTCGAAGGTGAACTCCATCCTCGGTTCGCCGATCTCGGTCCGGACGTGTCCGGTACACCGGACGTCGACGGTCGTGGTCGCCTCCGTGCCGGCGCCGCGCTCGACCGCCGTCGGTTCGTTCGTTGCCATGTGTGTCCGGAGGGGCGCCACGGGCAACAGCCCGTCCCCGAACATGTTCGGTCACCGCCCCCGGTGTCGTCCGGGTCGGCTAGCCGTCCCCGGGCGGCGGGCGCTCGTCTCGGTCCGTGTCGGCGCCGCCGGGTGCGAGATTCCGGTCGACGAACTGCCGGACGACGCGGCTCTCGGCGCGGTGGAGCGTCTCGCTGCAGGTCGACTTGGCGATGCCGAACTCGTCGGCCAGTTCGGTCAGCGAGCACCCGCGTGGCGTGTCGTAGTAGCCGCGTTCGACCGCCGCGAGGAGCAGGTCGGCCTGCCGGTCGGACAGCAGTGACTCGGCCTGAACGTCGTCGTAGACCGACGCGACGGTGTAGGAGAGGCCGAACCGCTCCAATTGTTCGCCGAGCGTCGAGAGCCGATTCCGGGTGGCCCGCACCGCGACGCACGCGACCCCGTCACGAATCTCGACCGGCGGTTCGACGGGGATTCCGGCGGCCCGCGCCGAGAGCAACAGCAGCGGCGCCGTCGTCTCGACGCGGAGGAGCGCGCGGTCGCCGTCCCGCCGGAGCGACTCGATGTCGGTGAGTCCCTCGTGGGCAGCCATCGCCTCCAGAATCGGTTCCAGCGACGGGGCGGTGACCGACAGGAGCGCGAACCCGACGTCCCCGTCGGGCATCCCGGCGAGTACGCGGAAGCAGGCCTCCGGATGCGCCGTCGAGACGTCGTGTATCCAGGTCCCCTCCGGGAGGCGGACGTCGAGTTCGGCCAGCGCCATGTCGGGTCCTCTGGCGCCATGGGCAAAGTCCCCGCGCCGGTGACGTGGCGGCCGCGGTCGGTCCTCCGTCGCGTCCGCCATTCGCGTTCGCTCTCCGACTGTGACGGACGTAAATGAAGAAGAAAGTCGAAGTATGTGGAAGAGAGTTAGACAATTTAGGGTATTTTAGGAGAAACGTTATACGTTCGTTAGTGTGTCAGTGTATAACATGCAAGGGAAGCTACGCACCGTCGAGGGGGGCCCATTCCCTGGAGCGGGCGCCGGACGGCTCCGGCGCGGCGTGAAGGCGCTGGTGTCGACCGGCGATGCGGTACTGCTCGTCAAGGAATCCCACGACGACGGCTCGGCGTTCTGGACGCTGCCGGGCGGCGGACTCCACGCCTCCGAGTCGCCGGTGGAGGGCCTCCGGCGGGAACTGCGCGAGGAACTGGACTGCGAGGTGGTCGTCGACGGCCAGACCGACCGCGTCTGGTACGCCCACCACTCCCGGGCGGGGACGCTGTCCTCGTACGACGTCTACGACTGTGCGGTCGCGTCGTCGGTCGACCCCAACCCCGCCGAGGGGACGCTCGCGGCCCGCTGGGTGCCGACCGACGAGTTGCCGCCGCGGACGCTGCCGCAGGTGCGGACGCTGCTGGAGCGACACCCCGAGGTGCGGACGTAGCGCCCTCGCCGCCCCGCGACCGACTAAACGGGCCGGATATCCACGCCGGAAGGGTCAGGTGGGGCGGCGCACATCGTCGCGCTATGAACGAGTACGGCGCCTATCGGACGGCCCTCGAGGACCGGCCGCTGCCGGCCGCGTTCCTCGACCGGGAGGCCTTCGAGACCAACGTCGAGCGGACCGCCGACCGCGCCGACGGGGTCCCGGTCCGGGTGGCCTCCAAGTCGGTCCGGTGTCGGGGCGTCCTCGAGCGCATCCTCGCGGAACCGGGCTTCGAGGGGCTGATGTGCTACACCGGCCACGAGGCGGTCGACCTCGCGGAGGCGGGCTTCGAG
This genomic interval carries:
- a CDS encoding tryptophan--tRNA ligase, whose product is MTRDTGDGPLPDGGTDATGADEVALDPWGSSTVDDYRKLFEEFGIEEFDDVLGEVPSPHYLMRRGVIFGHRDYRPVAEAMRNDEPFAALSGFMPTGDPHVGHKLVFDEIIWHQQRGGDAYGLIADLEAHAARDLSWEEIDEHTESYLLSLIALGFDPEEGEIYRQSTNREVQDLAFELGTKANFSELGAIYDFDGETEVSYMQSVVTQMADILYPQLDDPKPTVIPVGPDQDPHMRLARDLAARMRFFKVTEAYASFELEDDERELAARAYEALVDDADDADVRCVEAADWLEEESPDAPALWEAVEKLRSGGKEPLRPRVRFVDQNATDEAFEALIGAVDGEKRVYEGHVDAFEMDHEAAAELAREIEVDHGGYGFLPPSSIYHRFMTGLTGGKMSSSVPASHISLLDDPEDGYDKVKAATTGGRETAELQRELGGKPDECPVYELYAYLLAEADDDFAARVYEECATGERLCGDCKEQAAELMAEFLAEHQEKREEARELLAETDVQLESDRR
- the endA gene encoding tRNA-intron lyase; translated protein: MEGHQRGDVVEVGANARERYYDSSGYGRPDGDGVVLSVVEAAHLLYRGDLDAVDGHGFGAFLADNADSVVPFLVYRDLRDRGFYVSPARDGWVDDADGADFVVHPRGDGPWDGTVEYRVRVVDERADPAVAGLGDVVVAVVDEESEITYLETDRPDVSGSNDLSLEEPAEGVLLDDRVLCFDPPAALYERGFYGQRMGREDATLQLSLLEATHLAERDDLSLDGGAEAVRERGRAVEGERFDRRLAVYRRLRERGVVPKTGFKFGADFRTYADVEHVDELGHSELLVRVLPAGAVRSPRDLALDVRLAHGVRKRMVFALVDGEDIEWVTVGRLTP
- a CDS encoding DUF1648 domain-containing protein encodes the protein MALDSRWPDVLAAGLLAASALAGLALWPRLPAEMAIHFDSGGDPDDFVARPLGVALAPALGVAGIAIARLSARADPSTDARVLGAAVLFVGAVVAYVQALVLAYNLGYAVPFSLGLTPVLVAAALLTVYALRVDGPL
- a CDS encoding endonuclease NucS domain-containing protein, yielding MSTRVIAGDCIVRTGGRRETTQRGRVVVLVKPDDTVLVHDGDGYQPAAWLTRPAELTLEADPLWLVAVDGDESLQIEAEGPVTVTEHDTTDAGVPVGDCPCGGPLVRSGGAVTCLDCDDRFPLPGGAAVLDSACGDCGLPQIRVERGEAFEVCLDYECEALLAAVEARFDREWDCPMCGGDLEILRRGGLIAGCENYPDCETGFAVPDGTVAGECECELPRFDTGGGRRCLDAGCEA
- a CDS encoding MoaD/ThiS family protein; the encoded protein is MATNEPTAVERGAGTEATTTVDVRCTGHVRTEIGEPRMEFTFEGETLRAFLEAFFEEYDVADLLIAETEAEATAHGWAPTDGDPPGTWNKNPEGEQTRAFARVAVNGRFNEHLDGLDTELEDGDRVALMYPFIFCC
- a CDS encoding helix-turn-helix domain-containing protein; its protein translation is MALAELDVRLPEGTWIHDVSTAHPEACFRVLAGMPDGDVGFALLSVTAPSLEPILEAMAAHEGLTDIESLRRDGDRALLRVETTAPLLLLSARAAGIPVEPPVEIRDGVACVAVRATRNRLSTLGEQLERFGLSYTVASVYDDVQAESLLSDRQADLLLAAVERGYYDTPRGCSLTELADEFGIAKSTCSETLHRAESRVVRQFVDRNLAPGGADTDRDERPPPGDG
- a CDS encoding NUDIX hydrolase, whose translation is MQGKLRTVEGGPFPGAGAGRLRRGVKALVSTGDAVLLVKESHDDGSAFWTLPGGGLHASESPVEGLRRELREELDCEVVVDGQTDRVWYAHHSRAGTLSSYDVYDCAVASSVDPNPAEGTLAARWVPTDELPPRTLPQVRTLLERHPEVRT